One segment of Sulfobacillus thermosulfidooxidans DSM 9293 DNA contains the following:
- a CDS encoding helix-turn-helix domain-containing protein gives MKEQSFGVKLQAIRKRLGLSQTDLAKMIGTTQNNISRYEQGLRRPSFDTLKRISDALNVSMDELSDGAIIEFNRNPIGVTSPSWASFVFSLQNAYQWTTEQLAQQLQIPLDELLPPRSTGRPSVQAVQAIASFLGVSQLSIAILAGYMDRDTTLDAIIDLMQWPWRKLAPYHSDWYNRHGGAFLRACRTAQDQSIDTVVHRWNTYWDRSLTIDDWNLLESQGVLRTPWDSHHPTARLDELPGIWLWALVMACETIPGSLYSDVVGLTALLGRISTKGPLRQVWFTGNRDYEMLIAAFDITLDKAHDTLDVVSFRERVRTALESTPASVAPSTTPPLPVRSIPLLGRVVAGIPVEAQADQQGELRIPQEDPGDFAVIVHGDSMVHAGITEGDVVIAEQVQPGQDVPSQSLVIALVNGEQTLKWLMRDTDGTWWLRAANPQYPDIPLDPQRDRVVGLVRGIQRRPPAPSSASSRPVASSDSWDDLTPDQRDLLAAQQQMIAEQQQLLQAMLVRFRRMNQAARSRASRPDDNDPQDPPF, from the coding sequence GTGAAAGAGCAGTCGTTTGGAGTCAAACTTCAAGCCATCCGCAAGCGTTTGGGATTGAGCCAGACGGATTTAGCCAAGATGATCGGCACGACGCAAAACAACATCAGTCGTTATGAGCAAGGATTGCGACGCCCGAGTTTTGACACCTTAAAAAGGATCTCGGATGCTCTGAATGTGTCCATGGACGAACTTTCGGACGGTGCCATTATCGAATTCAATCGAAACCCGATCGGAGTAACATCCCCATCATGGGCATCCTTCGTGTTTTCGTTGCAAAACGCTTATCAATGGACGACAGAGCAGTTGGCCCAACAGCTACAAATTCCTTTGGATGAACTCTTGCCTCCCCGCTCCACCGGACGCCCATCGGTGCAGGCCGTGCAAGCAATCGCTTCGTTTTTGGGCGTTTCTCAATTATCAATAGCCATTCTCGCGGGATACATGGATCGGGATACCACTCTCGATGCCATCATAGATCTCATGCAGTGGCCGTGGCGGAAACTCGCTCCCTATCATTCTGACTGGTACAACCGTCATGGAGGAGCTTTTTTGCGGGCGTGCCGCACCGCGCAAGATCAGTCGATAGATACGGTAGTCCATCGGTGGAATACTTACTGGGATCGGTCTCTCACAATTGATGATTGGAACCTATTGGAAAGTCAGGGTGTCTTGCGCACTCCGTGGGACTCTCACCATCCCACGGCTCGATTAGATGAACTGCCCGGAATTTGGCTCTGGGCCTTGGTCATGGCGTGTGAAACGATTCCTGGCTCCTTGTACTCGGATGTGGTGGGACTAACCGCTCTGTTAGGCCGTATATCCACGAAAGGCCCCCTCCGTCAAGTGTGGTTTACTGGGAATCGTGATTATGAGATGTTGATAGCGGCGTTTGATATAACCCTCGACAAAGCGCATGACACGCTAGACGTGGTATCTTTTCGTGAGCGAGTTCGGACAGCACTGGAGTCAACTCCAGCTTCAGTTGCCCCTTCCACTACCCCACCTTTGCCCGTTCGGTCGATTCCTCTTCTCGGTCGCGTCGTCGCCGGCATTCCGGTCGAAGCGCAGGCCGATCAGCAAGGCGAACTCCGGATTCCCCAGGAAGATCCCGGCGATTTCGCCGTCATCGTGCACGGGGATAGCATGGTGCACGCGGGCATTACCGAAGGCGATGTCGTCATTGCGGAACAGGTGCAGCCCGGTCAGGACGTGCCCTCTCAGTCCCTGGTGATTGCCCTCGTGAACGGGGAGCAAACGCTCAAATGGCTTATGCGCGATACGGATGGGACGTGGTGGCTGCGCGCGGCCAATCCGCAATATCCCGATATCCCGCTAGATCCCCAACGCGATCGCGTGGTGGGACTAGTGCGCGGGATTCAACGGCGTCCCCCGGCCCCATCATCGGCCTCATCCCGTCCGGTCGCATCGTCCGATTCCTGGGATGATCTGACCCCGGATCAACGGGACCTGCTCGCCGCCCAACAACAGATGATTGCCGAGCAACAGCAGCTTCTTCAAGCTATGCTCGTCCGTTTTCGTCGGATGAACCAGGCGGCGCGATCGCGCGCATCGCGGCCCGATGACAACGATCCCCAGGATCCCCCGTTTTAA
- a CDS encoding 3'-5' exonuclease yields the protein MAFTTPIFVFDLETIPDWTRLQAASPPSEAPGEADAPASAPTRMPKPAFHQIVAIAGAWIAPNGALRQLRALGEPVWSEAELVREAFRIISEGRPRLVGWNSHGFDLPVLVYRAMVHGIAAPQFYVWGEPYHGYRKRFDEDNHLDLMDVLSFYGSSPRLSLHEMARALDIPGKLDMDGSQVWDRYQAGDLAAIRTYCTADVLTTALVFGRYAYHRGWWSPEQMTTWENSVAAWLDAQTDPVWIRFQAQWRPMTATVMGRAPWDAETSV from the coding sequence GTGGCGTTCACGACTCCCATCTTCGTCTTTGATTTGGAAACCATCCCGGACTGGACCCGTTTGCAGGCCGCCTCGCCCCCCAGCGAGGCACCTGGCGAGGCAGATGCCCCCGCATCGGCCCCTACTCGGATGCCCAAACCCGCTTTTCATCAAATTGTCGCCATTGCCGGCGCGTGGATTGCCCCCAATGGCGCGCTCCGCCAACTCCGGGCGCTAGGGGAACCTGTCTGGTCGGAAGCCGAACTCGTGCGCGAAGCCTTCCGGATCATTAGCGAAGGCCGGCCCCGGCTGGTGGGATGGAATTCGCACGGATTCGATCTGCCGGTCTTGGTCTATCGGGCCATGGTGCATGGCATCGCCGCGCCGCAGTTTTATGTCTGGGGCGAACCCTACCACGGCTATCGCAAACGCTTTGACGAAGACAATCATCTCGACTTGATGGATGTCTTGAGCTTTTATGGTTCCAGTCCCCGCTTGAGCCTCCATGAAATGGCGCGGGCCTTGGACATTCCCGGCAAACTGGACATGGATGGAAGCCAGGTCTGGGATCGGTATCAAGCGGGCGATCTCGCCGCGATTCGAACCTACTGTACCGCCGACGTCCTGACGACCGCGCTGGTCTTTGGGCGGTACGCCTATCACCGCGGCTGGTGGAGCCCAGAGCAGATGACCACCTGGGAAAATTCCGTCGCGGCATGGCTCGATGCGCAAACCGATCCGGTGTGGATTCGGTTCCAAGCGCAATGGCGCCCGATGACCGCGACCGTGATGGGGCGGGCCCCGTGGGATGCAGAGACCTCGGTCTGA
- a CDS encoding ATP-dependent helicase has translation MLDSVKPYWETFEVPVAWDSFREPHPVFPSDACKHVKYYCPECRGAVQLRSGSKIRPHFYHVNPNATCSSEGIIHQAAKALLLYWINSGHPLRIAYHCPQCHHEGSYSLPFPNGLTAIQEYQVEPYRGDVVLVDTRGHPHGDLEILSSHPVDDQKATYLPVPWAEFEAELILKCPTVLWPIRSGGGWPQPTDCDHCRPHWIPIDPAVRMIRAKCPRFKAHDVHETICANCRFHQRIHEGSDEIPHVHCSFLPSEAHKWKDETAKMLQEIQTITYRHRNHWKWSYHRGERVRGKNAPEVVELTKEQQQIIAATDSILRVTAYAGTGKTFTLSEMVKNKPHSQILYLAFNKAIIKRAATQMPKHVTLKTIHSLAYNQFKRRKFKVEELTVPTLLRTVRFDWIEKNLRNHHAHAIIDTLHQFWASAENELTSAMLPDYANDTTVFAPDLILRDARRIWGIMQDVNDHRIPITYDGYLKQIAVRAPKLPYDIIIVDEVQDITPAALHWILRQKHAQQVYVGDPFQAIYQFRGAINTLNHIPVTHTYTLTESFRFGSHIAGLASKWITSPDAPALPIAGRGPTLKSREPWQEVILARTNWGVLRMALQIISQNPRARLVFQDGLERYRMNEIAKIWRIWRYGQQEMTSLGLFSRFESLKKTAHDTQNVQYMQWCEIVESLGNQIPQIFQTIRQATVSGEGSFLLTTIHRAKGLEFPKVVLGDDLPDIGTVTIDGNPYLTTSAEERNLWYVAITRAQEQLVLPSREVYTQMFSAKGWAIQDADYIRG, from the coding sequence ATGTTAGATTCTGTGAAACCTTATTGGGAAACCTTCGAAGTACCTGTGGCATGGGACTCGTTTCGCGAACCTCATCCTGTATTTCCATCTGACGCGTGCAAGCATGTCAAATATTATTGCCCGGAATGTAGAGGCGCTGTGCAATTACGATCCGGCTCCAAGATCCGCCCTCATTTTTACCACGTTAATCCGAATGCCACGTGTTCTAGCGAAGGGATCATTCATCAGGCGGCCAAGGCGCTACTGCTGTATTGGATAAATTCGGGGCATCCCCTGCGCATTGCTTATCATTGCCCTCAGTGTCATCATGAAGGATCCTATTCCTTGCCTTTTCCAAATGGACTTACGGCTATCCAGGAATACCAAGTAGAGCCTTATCGCGGCGACGTTGTTTTAGTGGACACTCGCGGACATCCCCACGGCGATTTGGAAATTTTATCCTCGCATCCGGTTGATGACCAAAAAGCCACTTATCTGCCAGTCCCCTGGGCAGAATTTGAGGCCGAACTTATTTTAAAGTGCCCAACCGTTCTGTGGCCGATTCGATCAGGTGGTGGATGGCCTCAACCCACCGATTGTGACCATTGCCGCCCCCATTGGATTCCGATCGACCCTGCTGTCCGGATGATTCGCGCAAAGTGCCCACGTTTTAAGGCCCACGATGTTCACGAAACCATCTGTGCCAATTGTCGTTTTCATCAGCGTATCCATGAGGGGTCTGACGAAATCCCGCATGTGCATTGCTCGTTTTTACCAAGCGAAGCACACAAGTGGAAAGACGAAACAGCGAAAATGCTGCAAGAAATTCAGACCATTACCTATCGTCATCGGAATCACTGGAAGTGGTCGTATCATCGTGGGGAACGTGTACGTGGCAAGAACGCCCCAGAGGTGGTCGAGCTCACCAAAGAACAGCAGCAGATCATCGCTGCCACGGATTCCATCCTGCGTGTGACCGCCTATGCAGGCACTGGAAAGACGTTTACGCTTTCAGAAATGGTAAAAAATAAACCTCACTCTCAAATTCTTTATCTCGCGTTTAATAAGGCTATAATAAAACGGGCCGCTACCCAGATGCCAAAACATGTTACGCTAAAGACTATCCACTCCTTAGCCTATAATCAGTTTAAGAGAAGGAAGTTCAAGGTCGAGGAACTCACGGTACCTACGTTGCTACGAACCGTACGATTTGATTGGATAGAAAAAAACCTTCGCAATCATCACGCCCATGCCATCATTGATACCCTGCATCAATTTTGGGCGTCCGCCGAAAATGAGTTGACGTCTGCAATGTTACCAGATTACGCCAATGATACCACTGTGTTCGCCCCTGATCTTATTTTGCGAGATGCCCGTCGTATATGGGGCATCATGCAGGATGTGAATGACCACCGGATTCCCATCACCTATGACGGATATCTCAAGCAAATCGCTGTGAGGGCTCCAAAATTGCCATATGACATTATCATTGTCGATGAAGTCCAGGATATCACGCCAGCGGCCCTTCATTGGATTCTTCGCCAGAAACATGCTCAACAAGTGTACGTCGGCGATCCCTTTCAAGCCATTTATCAATTTCGCGGAGCCATTAACACTCTGAATCATATTCCCGTCACCCATACCTATACGTTAACGGAATCTTTTCGCTTTGGCTCGCACATTGCGGGACTAGCCTCCAAATGGATTACTAGCCCAGATGCGCCAGCGTTACCGATTGCGGGTCGGGGTCCAACTCTAAAGAGCCGGGAACCATGGCAAGAGGTGATTCTAGCCCGCACAAATTGGGGAGTTTTACGGATGGCATTGCAAATTATTTCCCAAAATCCCAGGGCACGATTAGTTTTTCAAGATGGGTTGGAGCGATATCGAATGAATGAGATTGCCAAAATATGGCGCATCTGGCGGTATGGACAACAAGAAATGACGTCTCTTGGCTTATTTAGCCGTTTTGAGTCTCTCAAGAAGACTGCCCACGATACACAGAACGTTCAATACATGCAATGGTGCGAAATTGTCGAAAGTCTTGGAAACCAGATACCACAGATTTTCCAGACGATTCGACAAGCCACCGTGTCAGGCGAGGGGTCATTTCTCCTCACCACCATTCACCGGGCCAAAGGTCTTGAGTTTCCCAAAGTCGTCCTCGGAGATGATTTGCCTGATATAGGCACGGTAACCATTGACGGAAATCCCTATTTAACCACATCCGCAGAGGAGCGAAACTTGTGGTACGTTGCCATTACCCGCGCTCAAGAACAACTGGTACTTCCGTCCCGCGAGGTCTATACTCAAATGTTTTCTGCCAAAGGATGGGCAATTCAGGATGCGGATTATATCCGTGGATAG
- a CDS encoding GerAB/ArcD/ProY family transporter: MEPIEPIGRGQFFLLTAVSVVAGGVYIWPQTVISDSGRDAAWAIAMSIATAMILVWLQTLWPPNTVGATELGRMHSLWGFFRWPVFMATAFLYVLLDGALLALFSQLLSIVFYPRTPRLAFTLSITVLCIWFASKSLTHLARTVQFWFPLVIGSFLLLTLLSLGNLRNPMALLPSSQIQLIPIGRGFVATWYLWIQGELIVTAGGHVRGAPWSVIRRWALAAILFQGLIILLIYVLVIGTLGPNAADTLEWPLIYIFSNLTVQTVFISRPGLLIMIAWVIALILYLAVHLWVLSSNLQEGWHLRKRDRRIVIVVVAGLWLVIAHVLPTPIVATHLVVRAIDPVALTVTIFTTVTAVVLSRWHPRRQRTS, encoded by the coding sequence ATGGAGCCGATAGAACCCATTGGGCGCGGTCAATTTTTTTTACTAACGGCGGTCTCCGTCGTGGCCGGGGGTGTTTATATTTGGCCACAAACCGTGATTAGTGATTCCGGACGGGATGCCGCGTGGGCCATTGCCATGTCGATTGCCACCGCCATGATTTTGGTTTGGTTACAGACCCTCTGGCCTCCCAACACGGTCGGGGCAACGGAACTCGGGCGCATGCACTCGTTATGGGGATTTTTTCGCTGGCCCGTGTTTATGGCCACCGCGTTCCTCTATGTGCTGCTCGACGGGGCCTTGCTGGCGCTTTTTAGTCAGCTCTTATCCATCGTCTTTTATCCCCGTACCCCTCGGCTCGCGTTCACGCTCAGTATCACCGTGCTCTGCATCTGGTTTGCCAGTAAATCGTTGACGCACTTGGCCCGCACCGTGCAATTTTGGTTTCCTCTCGTGATTGGGTCGTTTCTTCTCCTGACCCTGTTATCGTTAGGGAATCTACGCAATCCAATGGCCCTTCTTCCCTCCAGCCAGATTCAGCTGATCCCCATTGGTCGGGGATTTGTGGCAACCTGGTATCTGTGGATTCAAGGAGAACTCATCGTGACCGCCGGAGGTCATGTGCGCGGGGCCCCTTGGTCGGTCATCCGGCGATGGGCACTGGCCGCTATCCTGTTTCAAGGGCTCATAATCCTCCTGATTTACGTGTTGGTCATTGGGACCTTGGGTCCCAACGCCGCCGATACCCTTGAGTGGCCCTTGATTTATATTTTCTCGAATTTGACCGTACAAACAGTATTCATTAGTCGCCCTGGACTCCTCATCATGATTGCATGGGTCATCGCATTAATCCTGTATCTTGCGGTACATTTATGGGTCTTATCGAGTAACCTGCAAGAAGGCTGGCATCTCCGCAAACGTGATCGTCGCATCGTGATCGTCGTGGTTGCCGGACTGTGGCTTGTCATTGCCCATGTTTTGCCCACGCCCATTGTCGCCACGCATCTGGTCGTCCGAGCTATCGACCCCGTCGCCTTAACGGTGACCATATTCACCACGGTGACCGCCGTCGTACTAAGTCGTTGGCATCCCCGTCGTCAGCGAACCTCGTAA